The genomic stretch CCATGATGCGTACCCGAATGCATTCCTATATGGGTATCCCGGAGGGTCACACGGCATCCGCGGCACTAGAACTCTGGCCACGCGCGTCGATCGGCATGGTCAGGGCCGCCGGTGAACTGTGGCTCCGGGCGCCGGCGGGCAGTCAGCGTCCGTCCATTCAGGAATTAGCCACCGCCATCACCGCGTGGTTAACCCATGGAGTGACCCACCAACCGCCCGGTTAATTTCCTGGCCCCACGATTTTTTGTTTGTCCCCTTCGTTGATCCATCCCCGCAGCATCTCCCGATCGAAAGGCAGAAACGCCCGTGAGCACCGAACAACTTTCCGCAGAAACCACCAACGTGAGCATCGATGTTGCAGCCCTCGGCGAGCAACTGCTGGGCAACTGGGCCGCAATCCGCAAAGAAGCCCGCGCACTGGCCGGTTCCGAGGCCCTGCGTGGCACCCCGGGACTGAGCATGGACGATCACCGCGATCGTGTTTTTGCCCAGCTCCAAGAGCTAGTCAACGCCAAGTCCGTCCACCGCGCCTTCCCCAAGCACCTCGGCGGGGAAGATAATCACGGTGGATCCATCGCCAGCTTTGAAGAACTTGTCACCGCAGATCCCTCCCTGCAGATCAAGGCCGGCGTGCAGTGGGGTCTCTTCGGCTGCGCGGTGCTCCACCTTGGCACCGAAGAGCACCACAATAAGTGGCTGCCGGGCATCATGTCCCTGGAGATCCCCGGTGCCTTCGCCATGACAGAGATCGGACATGGATCCGATGTGGCCTCCATCGGCACCACCGCTACTTACGATGTGGCGGCGCAGGAATTTGTCATCAACACGCCGTTCAAGGCCGCATGGAAGGAATACTTGGGCAATGCCGGTGTGCACGGCAAGGCAGCCGTGGTCTTCGCCCAACTGATCACCAAGGGAGTTAATCACGGCGTTCATGCCTTCTACACGGACATTCGTGATGAGAACGGATTCCTGCCCGGTGTCGGCGGCCTCGACGACGGGCTGAAGGGCGGACTCAACGGCATCGACAACGGTCGGTTGCACTTCGACAATGTCCGCATCCCGCGCACCCATTTGCTCAACCGCTACGGAAACGTCACCGAGGACGGCACCTACTCCTCCCCCATCCACTCCCCGGGCCGGCGCTTCTTCACCATGCTCGGCACTCTGGTCCAGGGCCGTGTATCGCTGGACGGTGCGGCCACCGCCGCCTCGAAGATCGCCCTGCAGATTGCCGTGACCTACGGTAATCAGCGCCGCCAGTTTAACGCCTCCTCGGACACCCACGAGGAAACGATCATGGACTACCAGCGCCACCAGCGCCGGTTGCTCCCCCGACTGGCGCGCACCTACGCGTCATCCTTCGCCCACGAGGAATTGCTGGAGAAGTTCGACGGCGTGTTCTCCGGAGCCACCGACACCGACGCGGATCGTCAGGATCTTGAGACGCTGGCCGCGGCACTCAAGCCGCTGAGCACCTGGGATGCACTCGACACGCTGCAGGAAGCCCGCGAGGCCTGCGGCGGTTCCGGCTTCATTGCAGAAAACCGTTTCACCGCCCTGCGCGCGGACCTGGACATCTACGTCACCTTCGAGGGTGATAACAACATCCTGCTGCAGCTGGTGGGCAAACGCCTGCTGACCGACTACGGCCAGGAGTTCCGCCAACTTAACGCCGGCGTCCTGGCCCGCTACGTGGTGAAGCAGGCAGAAAACGTGGCACTGCACCGCACCGGGCTGCGCTCGGTCGGCCAGTTCATCGCCGATACCGGGAACGAGCGCAAGAGCGCGAACTTCTTCAAGGACGAGGCCAACCAGCGGGCGCTGCTCACCGACCGGATCAACACCATGGTCGCCGAGATCGCCGATGCCCTGCGTGGGGTCAACCCCAAGGACCGTGCCGCCTCGGCCGCTGCCTTCAACGAAAAGCAGGATGCGCTCATCGCTGCGGCCCGCGCGCACGGCGAACTGCTGCGCTGGGAGGCCTTCACTCGCGCCCTGGCCAAGACTCCGGATGCCGGTACCCGTACCGTGCTGACCTGGCTGCGTGATATCTACGCGCTATCACTGATCGAGGAGAACCTCGGCTGGTACCTGATGAACGGACGCCTCTCGATGCAGCGGGCTCGTACGCTGAGCGGCTACATCAATATCCTGCTGGCTCGGGTGCGCCCGCACGCCCAGGATCTGGTGGACGCCTTCGGTTACGGCCCGGAGCACCTGCGGGCCACCATCGCCAACGGTGGCGAAGCCGAGCGCCAGGACGAGGCTCAGGAGTACTACCGCAAGCTGCGTGCCAGCGCGGATGCGCCGCTGGATGAAAAGGTGTTGATCGCCCGCGAAAAGGCGGCCAAGAAGATGGCACACGAGCCGACTGCCAAGAAGTAGTCACTCCGTCACACCAAGAGCTGGGGGCGCGCTGGTTTGGTGGGTTAACACCTACCGAACCACCGCGCCCCCAGCTTCTCTTTTAGGGAAATCGACCTGCTCCTTACCGGATGATTCGGTCACCGAAGCTCGCGGCGCCGGGCCCGGTCAGTGAATTTCGCGTGGCAACACGCCCAGAGACCGCCAGAAGTAGGCTGAGCGCGGAGCCGCGGACCTCCGGTCCACTCCCGTGCACGAGATCGATATCCGTGGCAGCCAGCGTGTACCCCCGTGCCAATTCCCTGCCTCCGCCGAGCTTGGCGCTGGTTGCCAGCTGATAGCGCAGCGCCGTGGCCACGTGTTCAACCGGGTAATCACGAACGATGCCCAGTGGCACACGGATGTCTTCCCCATGGACAAATGCCTCAACCAATCTGGTGGCGAGGTGTGCCGGCGGGGTGCGGGTGAAATCGAGAATCTCTTGGAAGGCGGTCAAGGTCGCCGAGGGATTCTCGCCTCGTTCCTTGGACACCCCACGAGCGTTGTCCTCATCAAAATCGAATCTAGCCAGAGCCATTCGCCGCACGAAGCCCCATCGAGTGGTCCTGGCACTGTCAATCAGGTGCGCCACCACGTCGTGCACGTCCCAGCCCTCACACAGCGAGGTGACGCGCCAGCCTTCGGCCGTTAGCGATCGAACATCGTGGAGTAGGGCTCGGCGTTCGGCGTGGACTACCGGCCAAATCACGGAGCTAGATTGGGACACCATAGACCCAACCCAAGCATCTCGGGGGCACGGGGGCAATAAATTAGGTGTTCATGCGGTGCCCAACATCCCGCAAGAGGTTCGCCACGCAGCTCATGTCGCATAGAATTGTTGCAAACCGGCTGATGAAAGGGCCTTACTCCCTCATGACGAAGAACTCTATTTTTTCCCGCCTTTTCCGCATTGGAAAGTCCAACGCCAATGCGGCATTGGATGCCTTGGAAGATCCGCAGAAGATGCTGGATCAGCAGGTTCGCGACTACAGCAACAACATCGCAGAAGCCGAAACCGCCGTCGCTCAGACGATTGGGAACCTGCGCATGATGGAGGAAGACCACACGATCGCCCTAACCGAGGCCAAGGAGTGGGGCGCCAAGGCACTGGCCGCATCCAATAAGGCGGAGGAATTTGCGGCATCGGGTGACGGCGCAAATGCCGAGAAGTTTAACAAGTTGGCGACGTTGGCCATTCAGCGTCAAATGGCAAGTGAAAAGAAGGCTTCTTCCACCGCGCCGAGCATCGAGTCGCAGCGCAAGATTGTGGAGCAGCTCAAGACCGGTCTGACCACCATGTCAACCAAGCGCCAGGAACTGGTCTCGAAGCGTGATGAGCTGGTGGCTCGTGCCCGCAACGCCAAGACTCAGGGCCAAATGATGGATGCCGTAAAGGCCCTGGACATGAGTGATCCGACATCGGAGATTGGGCGCTTCGAGTCCAAGATTCGTTCGGATGAAGCCCGCGTGCGTGGTGCTGCGGAACTGGCGTCTTCCTCCCTGGACGCCCAGTTCGCCTCCCTTGAGGATTTGGGTGAGAGCACCGAGGTTGAGGCGCGTTTGGCCCTGATGAAGGGACAGAAGAACGTGCTGGAAGAGGCACCCGCCGCAGACGCCCTCGAAGAGGCACCGCAGCCTTCGGAGATCGAGGCTCGGCTGGCAGCACTGAAGGCCAAAAATCAGTAATACTGTGAAATAACGGTTGCCCCCGGCGGGTAACACTGGTGGCGGATACGAGTACCTCGTATCCGCCGCTGCTGTCTTTCGGGGGTGCCGGGGCAATTGAAGTCTCTTCCGGCCTCCCGCCAGCTCTTCAGTAGTAGGTCTTCATGGCCTTTCTGACTTCTTCTAGGGTCAGCTCGGCGACATCATTGGCACGTTCATTGCCGGCCCGCAGGACATCACGGAGGTAACCCGGGTCTTTTGCCAGTTCGATCCGCCGCGCCCTGATTGGCGCCAGATGCTCGTTAACCGCGTCGATGACCAGAGATTTCAGGGCGCCCGAACCAGAGGAGCCGAGCTCTTCGGCAACCTCGTGTGGGTCTTTGCCCTGACACAGCGCAGCGAGCAAAACAAGGCTGGAGACTTCCGGCCGGTGCTCGGGGTCGTAGGAAATCTTCCGAAGGGAATCCGTTTTAGCGCCACGTATCAGGCGAGCAGTTGTATCGGCATCATCCGCCAACGCCACCGCGTTACCGCGGCTCTTGCTCATCTTTCCGCCGTCGGTGCCCAACAGCAGTGGAGCGGCGGAGAGTAAGGCGGCAGGTTCGGCGAAGATCCTCTGTTCCGAGGCATAACGGGTGTTAAACCGCCGCGCGATGGTGCGCGTGAGTTCAAGGTGCGGCAGCTGATCTTTGCCGACCGGCACCACATTGGCCTTACAGAACAAGATGTCGGCTGCCTGATGCACCGGATAGGTGAACATAAGACCGCTGACCGAGGACTGCTTCGAATGCGTTATCTCATCCTTAACGGTGGGATTGCGTTCTAATTCCGCGACCGAGACCAGAGAGAGGAACGGGAGTAGTAATTGGTTGAGGGCAGCGATGGCGCTGTGCGTGAAAATGGTGGTGCATAGTGGATCGATACCCACCGCCAAGTAGTCCAAAACCAATCCGTGGACGGCCGGTTCGAGGTTTTTGGCCACGTCCCGGTCTGTCAGTACCTGGTAGTCGGCGATCAGGACAAAGGACTCAACACCGAGGTTTTGTAGTCGGACACGATTCTGCAGCGTGCCGAAATAGTGGCCGAGGTGCAATGACCCCGTCGGTCGATCGCCGGTGAGGACCCGGAAACGCTCGGGATGATCCCGAAGCTGGTGTTCGAGCGATGATCCCTGCTCCGCAGCCGGATCCGTGCTGAGCATTGATAATGGTGGGGATAGCTGGTGATCGTGCATGTGGTGCTCCTGATGGCTGGAGGATGACACCGTCCGCGTGGATTGGCACCATACCCCTTGCTTTGGGGCACAAAAAAGACCGTCCATGCGAACGGCCTGATTTCTAACACGAAAAGGGGCGGTTCCTAGTTGGAACGCCACCAAGCAAAACTCCGTGAATTGATCATGCACTCATGCTACAACCTTTCCCTAGCCAATCCTGCACCTCACGGGGGCCTTGTTCTGGCCACGAAGTGTGGTTGATCCCATGCACCGACGCGGTAGCGTGCTCCCGGGGCACGCCCGGTAGACTTGATGGCGACATGACTGAGAAATTTCCTGAGGCCGATCTGGTCAACAACGACGATCTTTTCACCGCTGCCGAGCTCGAGGCCGCCATCAAGGTGCTGGGTTTGGTTCACCGGCTAGAACCGGAAGACGAGCGTCACATCGCCGTGCGCCGAGCCACCGGAAAGATGTTTAAGTCCGCCAAACGACACCGCAAGAACGAAAAGCGCTCGGCCATCAACGCCGCCGATCGCGCGGTTGTTGAGCGGACCGCCACCGGCTCCCCCCAGCGCCTGGATGATGAGACCTTGGGGCTGGATCTGAGCACCCCGACCGATGAGCACACGGCCGGTGAGTACATCAAGCCGCGTGGTTGCTACATTTGCAAGAAGCGCTACACCACGGTGGATGCCTTCCACCATTACCTGTGCCCCGAGTGTGCTGCAGCCGGCCGCGAACGCCGTGACGCCCGCGCCGACTTGAGCGGCAAGCGTGCCCTGCTCACCGGTGGCCGAGCCAAGATTGGCATGCACATCGCCCTGCGTTTGCTGCGCGATGGTGCCCACACCACCATCACCACGCGCTTCCCGCGCGATGCTGCCCGGCGTTTTGCCGCGTTGGAGGACTCCGCGGACTGGATTCACCGACTGCGCATCGTGGGTATCGATTTGCGTGATCCCTCCCAGGTCATTTCCCTCGCCGATCGCATTGCGGCCGAGGGGCCACTGGACATCCTGATTAACAACGCGGCGCAGACCGTCCGACGCACCTCGAACTCGTACCTGCATCTGGTGGAGTCCGAAACCCAGCCGCTTCCGGCCGAACTTGAATTTGTGGCAGGTGGCCCCGAGGTGTGGGGCGAGGCCAATCCGCCCTCCGAGCATCCGCGCGCCCTGGCCAGTGCCTTCCGTCTGGAGGACTCAGCGCTGCTGGTTCCGGCGACGAACACGAGCTACGACGCACAAGCGGTGGCCGATCTGGCAATGACAGCAGGTTCCGCCACGCTGGAGCGGATCGCCGCGGGAACCGCCATCGATGCCGGCGGTCTGGTGCCCGATGTGGTCACCGAGAACTCCTGGACGCAGATCTTGGGAGATGTCGACGCGCTGGAAATGCTGGAGGTTCAGCTGTGTAACGTCACCGCCCCGTTCCTGCTGGCCTCGCGCCTGCGCCCGGCGCTGGCGGCAAGCGACGCGCACCGCAAGTACATCGTGAACGTCTCGGCCATGGAAGGTCAGTTCTCCCGCCGCTACAAGGGTGCCGGCCATCCGCACACCAATATGGCCAAGGCCTCGCTGAACATGCTCACACGCACCAGCGCCGAGGAAATGCTGCAGACCGATCGGATCTTGATGTCCGCGGTAGATACCGGCTGGATCACCGATGAGCGGCCACACGATTCCAAGGTCCGCATGGTGGCCGAGGGCTGGCATGCGCCGCTGGACTTGATCGACGGCGCGGCGCGGGTTTACCAGCCCATCGTTGACGGGGAACGCGGCATCGACCTTTACGGTTGCTTCCTGAA from Paeniglutamicibacter sp. Y32M11 encodes the following:
- a CDS encoding acyl-CoA dehydrogenase produces the protein MSTEQLSAETTNVSIDVAALGEQLLGNWAAIRKEARALAGSEALRGTPGLSMDDHRDRVFAQLQELVNAKSVHRAFPKHLGGEDNHGGSIASFEELVTADPSLQIKAGVQWGLFGCAVLHLGTEEHHNKWLPGIMSLEIPGAFAMTEIGHGSDVASIGTTATYDVAAQEFVINTPFKAAWKEYLGNAGVHGKAAVVFAQLITKGVNHGVHAFYTDIRDENGFLPGVGGLDDGLKGGLNGIDNGRLHFDNVRIPRTHLLNRYGNVTEDGTYSSPIHSPGRRFFTMLGTLVQGRVSLDGAATAASKIALQIAVTYGNQRRQFNASSDTHEETIMDYQRHQRRLLPRLARTYASSFAHEELLEKFDGVFSGATDTDADRQDLETLAAALKPLSTWDALDTLQEAREACGGSGFIAENRFTALRADLDIYVTFEGDNNILLQLVGKRLLTDYGQEFRQLNAGVLARYVVKQAENVALHRTGLRSVGQFIADTGNERKSANFFKDEANQRALLTDRINTMVAEIADALRGVNPKDRAASAAAFNEKQDALIAAARAHGELLRWEAFTRALAKTPDAGTRTVLTWLRDIYALSLIEENLGWYLMNGRLSMQRARTLSGYINILLARVRPHAQDLVDAFGYGPEHLRATIANGGEAERQDEAQEYYRKLRASADAPLDEKVLIAREKAAKKMAHEPTAKK
- a CDS encoding maleylpyruvate isomerase family mycothiol-dependent enzyme, with translation MVSQSSSVIWPVVHAERRALLHDVRSLTAEGWRVTSLCEGWDVHDVVAHLIDSARTTRWGFVRRMALARFDFDEDNARGVSKERGENPSATLTAFQEILDFTRTPPAHLATRLVEAFVHGEDIRVPLGIVRDYPVEHVATALRYQLATSAKLGGGRELARGYTLAATDIDLVHGSGPEVRGSALSLLLAVSGRVATRNSLTGPGAASFGDRIIR
- a CDS encoding PspA/IM30 family protein, which translates into the protein MTKNSIFSRLFRIGKSNANAALDALEDPQKMLDQQVRDYSNNIAEAETAVAQTIGNLRMMEEDHTIALTEAKEWGAKALAASNKAEEFAASGDGANAEKFNKLATLAIQRQMASEKKASSTAPSIESQRKIVEQLKTGLTTMSTKRQELVSKRDELVARARNAKTQGQMMDAVKALDMSDPTSEIGRFESKIRSDEARVRGAAELASSSLDAQFASLEDLGESTEVEARLALMKGQKNVLEEAPAADALEEAPQPSEIEARLAALKAKNQ
- the trpS gene encoding tryptophan--tRNA ligase, whose protein sequence is MHDHQLSPPLSMLSTDPAAEQGSSLEHQLRDHPERFRVLTGDRPTGSLHLGHYFGTLQNRVRLQNLGVESFVLIADYQVLTDRDVAKNLEPAVHGLVLDYLAVGIDPLCTTIFTHSAIAALNQLLLPFLSLVSVAELERNPTVKDEITHSKQSSVSGLMFTYPVHQAADILFCKANVVPVGKDQLPHLELTRTIARRFNTRYASEQRIFAEPAALLSAAPLLLGTDGGKMSKSRGNAVALADDADTTARLIRGAKTDSLRKISYDPEHRPEVSSLVLLAALCQGKDPHEVAEELGSSGSGALKSLVIDAVNEHLAPIRARRIELAKDPGYLRDVLRAGNERANDVAELTLEEVRKAMKTYY
- a CDS encoding SDR family NAD(P)-dependent oxidoreductase; translated protein: MTEKFPEADLVNNDDLFTAAELEAAIKVLGLVHRLEPEDERHIAVRRATGKMFKSAKRHRKNEKRSAINAADRAVVERTATGSPQRLDDETLGLDLSTPTDEHTAGEYIKPRGCYICKKRYTTVDAFHHYLCPECAAAGRERRDARADLSGKRALLTGGRAKIGMHIALRLLRDGAHTTITTRFPRDAARRFAALEDSADWIHRLRIVGIDLRDPSQVISLADRIAAEGPLDILINNAAQTVRRTSNSYLHLVESETQPLPAELEFVAGGPEVWGEANPPSEHPRALASAFRLEDSALLVPATNTSYDAQAVADLAMTAGSATLERIAAGTAIDAGGLVPDVVTENSWTQILGDVDALEMLEVQLCNVTAPFLLASRLRPALAASDAHRKYIVNVSAMEGQFSRRYKGAGHPHTNMAKASLNMLTRTSAEEMLQTDRILMSAVDTGWITDERPHDSKVRMVAEGWHAPLDLIDGAARVYQPIVDGERGIDLYGCFLKDYEPSPW